TCACCTAACTTGGCTATTACATTGAAGCATTTAGCAGGGGTCATGGGGTTGTTACAAGAAGACCCTGCATCTTTTTTACAGTCTGGGTTTGCTGAAGAAGACAAGACTGAAATTGAAGAATTAATTGCTGAGCGGCTTCAGGCTCGTGCTGATCGAAATTGGGGGCGTGCTGATCAAATAAGAGCAGATTTGTTAAGTCGAGGAATTGAGTTGGAAGACGGACCGAACGGGACTACTTGGCGTAGGATGGAATAAGTAGCTTTTTTAAATCATACTTATGATATGTAGCTTGTGTTAGCGCAGCTTAACCCAAGCTACAGTGCTTTTATGGAATACCCTCATCCAATATTAATCTCTTGTCTTTGCTTGCTTGAGCCCTGCTTCTTCTAGTACGTAATAAAAAAATAACAATTAAAAGAAATAATAAAAAAAGGACCATCCAACCCATGAGATAAAAACAATCATCCAATGCCAAAGCAGTGGCTTGTCGTGTCAGATAAGCATTTAATTGAGCAGATGCGTGTTTTCCTTGAAGATGGAATAATTTTGCTCGTTCGAGAAACTGTTGTGTTTCATGGGAAAAAGCAGTCAAACGACTTCCCAAGCGAAGATGAAAAAAAACTTCCCGTCTGTGCCATAAAATTGCAAATAAAGCGACTCCTAATCCACTGCCAAGTAATCTTGAGACGTGGAAGAAACTTATAGTTTCAGCACGCTTTGTCTCAGGAAAGGCGTTTACTGTCATCTGAAAAAGTGGTGATAAAAACAATGCAAGTCCTATACCGGCTAATACTCGGGAAAAAGCTATCCGCCTAAAATCAATTTCAACATTGAAGTTGGTGGTATAGAAGCAGGATATGGCAAAAAAAAGTAAGGCGATCATTAATGGAAAAAATGGGTCATATTGTTTCTTATTGATGAGTACAGGGATCCACCCACAAAATGCCATAGTTCCAATAATTAGTGCAATCCAATCAGGAGTATAATTAACATATAGTTTCAACCATAACGACAATAAGATCACCATGCCAAAATAAAGTGCAAAAAATAAAATGATATAGATCATTGCAAGTGAAAAATAAAAATTCTTAAGCAATTTTAAGTCAATGACGGGATGTTGCGCTGAACAACTCCGTAAAATAAAAAATATAAAGCTGATGAAACCAGCAATAAGTAAAAAAGTGATTAAAGGGGAGCGAAACCAATCTAACTCCTGGCCTGTTGTTAACGCGCTTAAAATAAAAACCATGCTGATGCAATAATAAAAATATCCGAGCGTGTCAAAATATGTTTTTTTTACTGGTTCATGATATTTTCTATAGCCATAACCAACATATACAATAAAAAACAAGCAAATAGGTATATTCGAATAAAAAAGAAATCGCCAATCGTAGATGTAGGCAATCCAGGCACCATATGAAGCACCAAGTACAGGAATTATTGACAGACAAATCAACACCAAGGAAACGATAAAGACATTATCTTTATTCGTTGAAAGTAAAGGAATAAGTGTATAGGTAATAAGAAGAAACATTGGTCCTGAAGCAAATCCTTCTAAAAACCTAAATAAGATAAAAGAAAAAAAATTAGTAGCGGTAGCGCAT
This sequence is a window from Legionella cherrii. Protein-coding genes within it:
- a CDS encoding MFS transporter, whose amino-acid sequence is MILYILLLSLAAVILNLTLPIMAGLYIVSDLGGSPYMTSYTVSFFCIGNLLGVPLGKPAVTRLSPIQLYVVCLSLTVLFSWECATATNFFSFILFRFLEGFASGPMFLLITYTLIPLLSTNKDNVFIVSLVLICLSIIPVLGASYGAWIAYIYDWRFLFYSNIPICLFFIVYVGYGYRKYHEPVKKTYFDTLGYFYYCISMVFILSALTTGQELDWFRSPLITFLLIAGFISFIFFILRSCSAQHPVIDLKLLKNFYFSLAMIYIILFFALYFGMVILLSLWLKLYVNYTPDWIALIIGTMAFCGWIPVLINKKQYDPFFPLMIALLFFAISCFYTTNFNVEIDFRRIAFSRVLAGIGLALFLSPLFQMTVNAFPETKRAETISFFHVSRLLGSGLGVALFAILWHRREVFFHLRLGSRLTAFSHETQQFLERAKLFHLQGKHASAQLNAYLTRQATALALDDCFYLMGWMVLFLLFLLIVIFLLRTRRSRAQASKDKRLILDEGIP